One genomic region from Daphnia magna isolate NIES linkage group LG10, ASM2063170v1.1, whole genome shotgun sequence encodes:
- the LOC123476937 gene encoding LOW QUALITY PROTEIN: clumping factor A-like (The sequence of the model RefSeq protein was modified relative to this genomic sequence to represent the inferred CDS: inserted 2 bases in 2 codons) → MAPKCIVNGCDSVSRKGDLPVSEDAVVGVQEIHNPPNHIAVNGSGDEXKDSANDSGPVRDISASKLSESEGXFHISSHHSDSGCHYSSSTSFNSDSECEWSASNSCDSDSECAWSSSNSSDTNSDWELSSQEDCDTDSDFQENELDHLETPDSDNDALLRPKPASSTENDLKLQKG, encoded by the exons ATGGCTCCAAAGTGTATAGTCAACGGCTGTGACTCTGTGTCCAGAAAAG GTGACTTACCCGTTTCAGAAGACGCTGTTGTCGGCGTGCAAGAAATACATAATCCTCCCAATCATATTGCTGTTAACGGTTCCGGTGATG GAAAGGATAGCGCTAATGACAGCGGTCCCGTCCGTGACATAAGCGCGTCAAAGTTGTCCGAAAGTGAAG GATTTCATATATCATCGCATCACTCCGATTCCGGCTGCCATTATAGTTCTTCCACAAGCTTTAATTCTGACTCTGAGTGCGAATGGAGTGCGTCCAATAGCTGTGATTCTGATTCCGAGTGCGCTTGGAGTTCGTCAAATAGTTCTGATACTAATTCCGATTGGGAACTCAGTTCGCAGGAAGACTGTGATACTGATTCTGACTtccaagaaaatgaattggaCCATTTGGAAACACCGGACTCTGACAATGATGCACTTCTGCGACCGAAACCAGCTTCTTCGACGGAAAATGATCTGAAACTACAAAAAGGTTAG